A region of Microtus ochrogaster isolate Prairie Vole_2 linkage group LG1, MicOch1.0, whole genome shotgun sequence DNA encodes the following proteins:
- the Nfic gene encoding nuclear factor 1 C-type isoform X2, whose amino-acid sequence MYSSPLCLTQDEFHPFIEALLPHVRAFAYTWFNLQARKRKYFKKHEKRMSKDEERAVKDELLGEKAEVKQKWASRLLAKLRKDIRPECREDFVLAVTGKKAPGCVLSNPDQKGKMRRIDCLRQADKVWRLDLVMVILFKGIPLESTDGERLVKAAACAHPVLCVQPHHIGVAVKELDLYLAYFVRERDAEQSSSPRTGVGSDQEDSKPITLDTTDFQESFVTSGVFSVTELIQVSRTPVVTGTGPNFSLGELQGHLAYDLNPAGAGMRRTLPSTSSSGSKRHKSGSMEEDVDTSPGGDYYTSPSSPTSSNRNWTEDMEGGISSPVKKTEMDKSPFNSPSPQDSPRLSSFTQHHRPVIAVHSGIARSPHPSSALHFPATSILPQPASTYFPHTAIRYPPHLNPQDPLKDLVSLACDPATQQPGPSWYLG is encoded by the exons ATGTATTCCTCCCCGCTCTGCCTGACCCAG GATGAGTTCCACCCGTTCATCGAGGCGCTGCTGCCGCACGTGCGCGCCTTCGCCTACACGTGGTTCAACCTGCAGGCGCGGAAGCGCAAGTACTTCAAGAAACACGAGAAGCGCATGTCCAAGGACGAGGAGCGCGCGGTGAAGGACGAGCTCCTGGGCGAGAAGGCCGAGGTGAAGCAGAAGTGGGCATCCCGGCTGCTGGCCAAGCTGCGCAAGGACATCCGGCCCGAGTGCCGCGAAGACTTCGTGCTGGCTGTGACCGGCAAAAAGGCACCCGGCTGCGTGCTGTCCAACCCTGACCAGAAGGGCAAGATGCGGCGCATTGACTGCCTGCGCCAGGCTGACAAGGTGTGGCGCCTGGACCTGGTCATGGTCATCCTGTTCAAAGGCATCCCGCTGGAAAGCACAGACGGCGAACGGCTGGTAAAGGCGGCCGCGTGCGCACACCCGGTGCTGTGCGTGCAGCCACACCACATCGGCGTGGCCGTCAAGGAACTGGACCTGTACCTGGCATACTTCGTGCGTGAGCGTG ATGCAGAACAGAGCAGCAGCCCCCGGACTGGAGTGGGCTCCGACCAGGAGGACAGCAAGCCCATCACCCTGG ACACCACGGACTTCCAGGAGAGCTTCGTCACATCTGGTGTGTTCAGCGTCACTGAGCTGATCCAGGTTTCCCGGA CACCTGTAGTGACGGGAACCGGACCCAACTTCTCCCTGGGAGAGCTGCAGGGCCACCTGGCCTACGACCTGAACCCGGCTGGCGCTGGCATGAGGAGGACTCTCCCCAGCACATCCTCCAGTGG GAGCAAGCGGCACAAGTCGGGCTCCATGGAGGAGGATGTGGACACGAGCCCCGGCGGCGACTATTACACCTCGCCCAGCTCGCCCACGAGTAGCAACCGCAACTGGACGGAGGACATGGAAGGAG gCATCTCGTCGCCGGTGAAGAAGACCGAGATGGACAAGTCTCCATTCAACAGCCCGTCCCCCCAGGACTCCCCCCGGCTCTCCAGCTTCACGCAGCACCACAGGCCTGTCATTGCGGTGCACAGCG GGATTGCACGGAGTCCTCACCCGTCCTCAGCCCTGCACTTCCCTGCGACATCCATCCTGCCGCAGCCGGCCTCTACCTACTTCCCCCACACGGCCATCCGGTACCCACCACATCTCAACCCCCAGGACCCACTCAAGGATCTGGTGTCCCTGGCCTGCGACCCGGCCACTCAGCAGCCTGGACCG TCCTGGTACCTGGGATAG
- the Nfic gene encoding nuclear factor 1 C-type isoform X3, translating into MDEFHPFIEALLPHVRAFAYTWFNLQARKRKYFKKHEKRMSKDEERAVKDELLGEKAEVKQKWASRLLAKLRKDIRPECREDFVLAVTGKKAPGCVLSNPDQKGKMRRIDCLRQADKVWRLDLVMVILFKGIPLESTDGERLVKAAACAHPVLCVQPHHIGVAVKELDLYLAYFVRERDAEQSSSPRTGVGSDQEDSKPITLDTTDFQESFVTSGVFSVTELIQVSRTPVVTGTGPNFSLGELQGHLAYDLNPAGAGMRRTLPSTSSSGSKRHKSGSMEEDVDTSPGGDYYTSPSSPTSSNRNWTEDMEGGISSPVKKTEMDKSPFNSPSPQDSPRLSSFTQHHRPVIAVHSGIARSPHPSSALHFPATSILPQPASTYFPHTAIRYPPHLNPQDPLKDLVSLACDPATQQPGPPALRPARPLQTVPLWD; encoded by the exons GATGAGTTCCACCCGTTCATCGAGGCGCTGCTGCCGCACGTGCGCGCCTTCGCCTACACGTGGTTCAACCTGCAGGCGCGGAAGCGCAAGTACTTCAAGAAACACGAGAAGCGCATGTCCAAGGACGAGGAGCGCGCGGTGAAGGACGAGCTCCTGGGCGAGAAGGCCGAGGTGAAGCAGAAGTGGGCATCCCGGCTGCTGGCCAAGCTGCGCAAGGACATCCGGCCCGAGTGCCGCGAAGACTTCGTGCTGGCTGTGACCGGCAAAAAGGCACCCGGCTGCGTGCTGTCCAACCCTGACCAGAAGGGCAAGATGCGGCGCATTGACTGCCTGCGCCAGGCTGACAAGGTGTGGCGCCTGGACCTGGTCATGGTCATCCTGTTCAAAGGCATCCCGCTGGAAAGCACAGACGGCGAACGGCTGGTAAAGGCGGCCGCGTGCGCACACCCGGTGCTGTGCGTGCAGCCACACCACATCGGCGTGGCCGTCAAGGAACTGGACCTGTACCTGGCATACTTCGTGCGTGAGCGTG ATGCAGAACAGAGCAGCAGCCCCCGGACTGGAGTGGGCTCCGACCAGGAGGACAGCAAGCCCATCACCCTGG ACACCACGGACTTCCAGGAGAGCTTCGTCACATCTGGTGTGTTCAGCGTCACTGAGCTGATCCAGGTTTCCCGGA CACCTGTAGTGACGGGAACCGGACCCAACTTCTCCCTGGGAGAGCTGCAGGGCCACCTGGCCTACGACCTGAACCCGGCTGGCGCTGGCATGAGGAGGACTCTCCCCAGCACATCCTCCAGTGG GAGCAAGCGGCACAAGTCGGGCTCCATGGAGGAGGATGTGGACACGAGCCCCGGCGGCGACTATTACACCTCGCCCAGCTCGCCCACGAGTAGCAACCGCAACTGGACGGAGGACATGGAAGGAG gCATCTCGTCGCCGGTGAAGAAGACCGAGATGGACAAGTCTCCATTCAACAGCCCGTCCCCCCAGGACTCCCCCCGGCTCTCCAGCTTCACGCAGCACCACAGGCCTGTCATTGCGGTGCACAGCG GGATTGCACGGAGTCCTCACCCGTCCTCAGCCCTGCACTTCCCTGCGACATCCATCCTGCCGCAGCCGGCCTCTACCTACTTCCCCCACACGGCCATCCGGTACCCACCACATCTCAACCCCCAGGACCCACTCAAGGATCTGGTGTCCCTGGCCTGCGACCCGGCCACTCAGCAGCCTGGACCG cCTGCTCTCCGCCCGGCACGTCCCCTGCAAACCGTCCCTTTGTGGGATTAG
- the Nfic gene encoding nuclear factor 1 C-type isoform X1 has protein sequence MYSSPLCLTQDEFHPFIEALLPHVRAFAYTWFNLQARKRKYFKKHEKRMSKDEERAVKDELLGEKAEVKQKWASRLLAKLRKDIRPECREDFVLAVTGKKAPGCVLSNPDQKGKMRRIDCLRQADKVWRLDLVMVILFKGIPLESTDGERLVKAAACAHPVLCVQPHHIGVAVKELDLYLAYFVRERDAEQSSSPRTGVGSDQEDSKPITLDTTDFQESFVTSGVFSVTELIQVSRTPVVTGTGPNFSLGELQGHLAYDLNPAGAGMRRTLPSTSSSGSKRHKSGSMEEDVDTSPGGDYYTSPSSPTSSNRNWTEDMEGGISSPVKKTEMDKSPFNSPSPQDSPRLSSFTQHHRPVIAVHSGIARSPHPSSALHFPATSILPQPASTYFPHTAIRYPPHLNPQDPLKDLVSLACDPATQQPGPPALRPARPLQTVPLWD, from the exons ATGTATTCCTCCCCGCTCTGCCTGACCCAG GATGAGTTCCACCCGTTCATCGAGGCGCTGCTGCCGCACGTGCGCGCCTTCGCCTACACGTGGTTCAACCTGCAGGCGCGGAAGCGCAAGTACTTCAAGAAACACGAGAAGCGCATGTCCAAGGACGAGGAGCGCGCGGTGAAGGACGAGCTCCTGGGCGAGAAGGCCGAGGTGAAGCAGAAGTGGGCATCCCGGCTGCTGGCCAAGCTGCGCAAGGACATCCGGCCCGAGTGCCGCGAAGACTTCGTGCTGGCTGTGACCGGCAAAAAGGCACCCGGCTGCGTGCTGTCCAACCCTGACCAGAAGGGCAAGATGCGGCGCATTGACTGCCTGCGCCAGGCTGACAAGGTGTGGCGCCTGGACCTGGTCATGGTCATCCTGTTCAAAGGCATCCCGCTGGAAAGCACAGACGGCGAACGGCTGGTAAAGGCGGCCGCGTGCGCACACCCGGTGCTGTGCGTGCAGCCACACCACATCGGCGTGGCCGTCAAGGAACTGGACCTGTACCTGGCATACTTCGTGCGTGAGCGTG ATGCAGAACAGAGCAGCAGCCCCCGGACTGGAGTGGGCTCCGACCAGGAGGACAGCAAGCCCATCACCCTGG ACACCACGGACTTCCAGGAGAGCTTCGTCACATCTGGTGTGTTCAGCGTCACTGAGCTGATCCAGGTTTCCCGGA CACCTGTAGTGACGGGAACCGGACCCAACTTCTCCCTGGGAGAGCTGCAGGGCCACCTGGCCTACGACCTGAACCCGGCTGGCGCTGGCATGAGGAGGACTCTCCCCAGCACATCCTCCAGTGG GAGCAAGCGGCACAAGTCGGGCTCCATGGAGGAGGATGTGGACACGAGCCCCGGCGGCGACTATTACACCTCGCCCAGCTCGCCCACGAGTAGCAACCGCAACTGGACGGAGGACATGGAAGGAG gCATCTCGTCGCCGGTGAAGAAGACCGAGATGGACAAGTCTCCATTCAACAGCCCGTCCCCCCAGGACTCCCCCCGGCTCTCCAGCTTCACGCAGCACCACAGGCCTGTCATTGCGGTGCACAGCG GGATTGCACGGAGTCCTCACCCGTCCTCAGCCCTGCACTTCCCTGCGACATCCATCCTGCCGCAGCCGGCCTCTACCTACTTCCCCCACACGGCCATCCGGTACCCACCACATCTCAACCCCCAGGACCCACTCAAGGATCTGGTGTCCCTGGCCTGCGACCCGGCCACTCAGCAGCCTGGACCG cCTGCTCTCCGCCCGGCACGTCCCCTGCAAACCGTCCCTTTGTGGGATTAG